In a genomic window of Bemisia tabaci chromosome 1, PGI_BMITA_v3:
- the LOC109038910 gene encoding uncharacterized protein isoform X2, producing the protein MMCDGNKVFIMSLLLIGLCSLSQAEESAAVSAGRQPDNPSNQEPSAVEKEIVAPAFPSDFSMSGMSTTALVGVAVAFAAGFFLLSTAWPLLNIRACAIFGTCGPDYNAYSSVGTPYNNDAYTYSAQPPYTSTSYQKRSISRRRRALQ; encoded by the exons ATGATGTGCgacggaaacaaagtattcatCATGAGCTTGCTCCTGATCGGCCTTTGCAGTCTGAGCCAAGCGGAGGAGTCAGCGGCCGTTTCAGCAGGCAGACAACCGGACAATCCCTCAAATCAAGAGCCCAGCGCCGTCGAAAAAGAAATCGTAGCGCCAGCTTTCCCTA GTGATTTCTCAATGAGCGGGATGTCGACAACCGCCCTGGTGGGGGTAGCTGTGGCCTTTGCCGCGggcttcttcctcctctccacAGCGTGGCCCCTCCTCAACATCCGAGCTTGCGCCATTTTCGGAACCTGTGGTCCAGACTACAACGCCTACAGCTCCGTCGGCACCCCCTACAATAATGACGCCTACACCTACAGCGCACAGCCGCCCTACACCTCGACCAGTTACCAGAAAAG
- the LOC109038910 gene encoding uncharacterized protein isoform X1 — protein MMCDGNKVFIMSLLLIGLCSLSQAEESAAVSAGRQPDNPSNQEPSAVEKEIVAPAFPRLSAGDFSMSGMSTTALVGVAVAFAAGFFLLSTAWPLLNIRACAIFGTCGPDYNAYSSVGTPYNNDAYTYSAQPPYTSTSYQKRSISRRRRALQ, from the exons ATGATGTGCgacggaaacaaagtattcatCATGAGCTTGCTCCTGATCGGCCTTTGCAGTCTGAGCCAAGCGGAGGAGTCAGCGGCCGTTTCAGCAGGCAGACAACCGGACAATCCCTCAAATCAAGAGCCCAGCGCCGTCGAAAAAGAAATCGTAGCGCCAGCTTTCCCTA GACTGTCCGCAGGTGATTTCTCAATGAGCGGGATGTCGACAACCGCCCTGGTGGGGGTAGCTGTGGCCTTTGCCGCGggcttcttcctcctctccacAGCGTGGCCCCTCCTCAACATCCGAGCTTGCGCCATTTTCGGAACCTGTGGTCCAGACTACAACGCCTACAGCTCCGTCGGCACCCCCTACAATAATGACGCCTACACCTACAGCGCACAGCCGCCCTACACCTCGACCAGTTACCAGAAAAG